DNA sequence from the Streptomyces sp. CA-210063 genome:
CTCTCGGATCCCGCGAGCTTCCAGTAGGAGGCCACGGCGGCGTCGTTCATCCAGCGGGAGATCAGCGGGAGCTCCCGTTCGACGCGGACGGGGACGAGGTGCAGGGTGCCTGCCGGGGTGACGACCGGCCCCCAGTCGGCGAGGTGGTCGAGCAGCTCGCCGTTGGCCGGGAGCGCCTCCTGTCCCTCCTCGGTCCTGCCGCCGCACAAGTCTCCGTCCTCGGCCAGGAGCGCGAGGAAGTCGTCGGACAGGCGCAGTTCGAGCGTGTCCTCGTTGCTCGAGGTCGAGGCGGTGCCGGTGTCGGTGCTCGCGTCGGTGGGAGGCACGGCGACGCTCCTCTCAGGAGATCGGGTGGGTCATGTTCCTCGGGACTGAAGGGAGTCGGGGCACGGAGACGGTTGGGGGCCGAACAGGGCAATGGAAGGCAGGTCAGAGATGGAGGGGGTTGGCGATGGTGACGTAGACGGACTGGGTGTCCACCGGGCCGACGAGTTCGTCGAGGCCATGGAGGCGGGTCAGCAGGTTGGCCTTGCAGCGCAGGACGGGTGAGTCGAGCAGCCGGGTCGGCAGTGTCGTGTTCAGCCGGGCAGGGCCGGTGGCCACATCGGTGAGGAAGCGGCGGAAGGCGGCGAGCAGGAGTCGCTCGTCAGCGAGGCGCTGGGAGCCGAACGCGCCGATGAGGCCGAGCACATTGTTGATGCCGAGGTAGTAGGCGAACCGTTCGTCGGTGACCTCGTCGGAGACGAACGTGTCGCTGCGCTCGCCGATACCGGGCAGCCGGGTATCGAGGTCCGCGCGGCGGGACTCGCGGAAGTAGTAGCCCTGGTTGTCGCGGTACCGGCCGCCCATGGGCCAACCGTCGGGGTCCAGCAGGACGAGGGTGTTCTGCTGGTGTGCTTCGAGGGCGATCCCGGCCTCGCTGTCCAGCCACAGCACGGGCCGCACGACCCGCTCCAGGTAGCGCAGGAACCACTCGGCGGCGACGGCGCCTCCAGGACGGCCGGTGCGCCCGGCGAGGCGCGTGACGATGTCGAAGAGCCGCGACCGCATGGTGAGGCGGTCGTCGGAAGGGAAGTCGCCGTGCTGCCGAAGGGAATCGCCGAGACGCTCCGACATTGGGTCGTCGAGGGGCTCCTGCTGCTCACCGGAGCGGCCTGCCTGTGGCTCGCCATGGCCGTACGGCCTCGGTGATACGAGTCCCGCGACGCAGGACACGTCGTCCGCCGGGCCGAACGGGTTGTGCCGGATCACCACGTCCAGGCCGGGTACGGGGTCGCCGTCCGGTGCGGTGACCGCCAGCCAGGCGGGGTCGCGGAGGATGTCGAAGCCGGGGTGGGCCGTCTGCCACTGCTTGGCCAGGCCGGTGCGCAGCAGGCGGTGGACTTCGACACCGCGATGGAGTTCCTTACGGAGGTTCTCGCGACGGGAGTTGGTGATGCGCAGGCCCAGCGAGAGCTTCAGCATCGCGGGTGCGCCGCTGCGGTGGACGGTACGGACAGAGGAGGTGGGGTGCCAGGGGAAGCCGTGCGGTCCCAGGTCCCGGAGTAGTCCCGCGTCGAGCAGGGCGGCGACGGTCCGCCGGTGGCGGACCTCACGGAGCTGCCAGGGGTGCAGGGGCAGGGCGGCGTACCCGTCGGGCAGCGGCAGTGCCTGGCCGGCCAGTCGTGCGGTCAGCTGTTCGGCTGGGATGACACGGCCGCGCTCGGTCCATGCCGAGTCGGTCGAGAGGACGGACGGTGCGATCGCCATCCAGTGCAAGGGAAAGGAGCCACGCAGTTCCGGAGAGTAGAGCCTCACTTCGGCCTCGGAGAGCCCCTCCCGGCTCTTAGGGGTGGGGTGCAGCGGGTGGCCGAGGACGAGAGCCTGCTCGGCGGCGAGGAAACGGTCCGAGGTGTCGGCGGGATGGGCCCGGCGCTCGGCGATGAAGACGGCGACGCGGCGGGCCGAGTCGGCGACTCTGCCGAGCAAGTCGAGCTGGTCCGGCCGGTCGAGTTGGTCCGGCCGGTCGAGCTGGGCAGGCCGGTCGAGCTGGGCAGGCCGGTCGAGCTGGGCAGGCCGGTCGAGTTGGTTGAGCTGGGCAGGCCGGTCGAGTCGGCCGAGCGGGTCACCTGGCCCGGGTCGGGGTTCGTGGGGGCCTGTCTCCTGCGGGGCTCGCGCGGGCGACTCCCTGGCCAGCAGGGCCGCCAATGTCACCGCGTCGACAGAGGGTGCGGTCTCCGGGGTGCCGGCTAGGTACGGCGGGCCGAAGCGGTGCCAGCCGGTCGGGGACCAGTAGTGCACCGGTGCGAGGAGTGTCGTGCCGGTGGTGGGGAGGGGGATGTGGAGGATGCCGTCGTGGGGAGAGGTGAGGTTGTGTTCGCGTACCCAGCAGCGCAGCAGGTTCTCGACAGCTGCCGCTTGGGCCGCGCTGTGCGGGTCGGGGTGGTCCAGGGGGTCCGTGGCGCGGCGGGGCGGAGGCTCGGTGGCCCGGGATTCGTCGGCTTGGCGAGGGATCGACTGGACGCGCTCATGAAGTGGCTCGGTCGACTTGTGAGCGAGCGCGACAGGGCTGGCGGCCGACGTGGCAGGGCACGGAATCTGCTCGGATCGACTGGGCCCCCACTCAGCCTGATCGGGCCGCCAAGCGTTCCGGTCGGGCCCCAGGTCGGCCTGGCAAGGCGGTGGCTCGGCGCTGGGCGAGGGCGGGGTCTGTGGGGTGTGGGCTTCCGTCTGGTGATTGTGAGTGTGGGCCTCAGGGGCAGGCGGCGGCTTCACGGCGGTTCCTGGGGTTGCTCGTGCGGGAGGGCAGTCGCGGGTTGGGGCGGTCGTACGGCGTGGGGGCTTGTGCGGGACGGGGGTGGGGCGGTGGCGCTGTGTGTCGGCACTGGGGCTGGGCGACTGGTTGGGGCACGGGGTGCTGGCCGTTCCGGTCGGCTCCTCGGGGCATCTCGATGGTCATCCGCCCGGCATGCGCCCAGGCCCCTTGGCCCGCTCGGGCGCCACTCCCAGTCCCCGCGACACCGTGGCCGCCGCCACCGAGGCGATGGCGTCCGTCAGGCGGTCGAGTACGGCGTTCGTCTGTTCGTCGGTGATCGTGAGGGGTGGGAGGAGGCGTACGACACCGGCGTGGCGGCCGCCGAGTTCGACGATCAGGCCGCGGCGGAGGCTTTCGCGTTGGACCGCGGTGGCAAGGGAGGGGGCGGGTGGGCGCGGGCCGGCGCCGTCGGAAAGAGGAGGTGTCTCCGGGGTGACCATTTCGATGCCGATCATCAGGCCCCGTCCCCGCACATCGCCGACGCAGGCGAACTCCTCAGTGAAGGAGCGCAGTTGGGTGAGCATGCGGGCACCCAGGGTTTCGGCGCGTTCGGCGAGGCCGTTCTCGCGGACGTGGGCGAGGGTGGCGGTGCCGGCGGCCATGGCGAGCTGGTTGCCGCGGACGGGGCCCGCGTGGGCGCCGGGTTGCCAGACGTCGAGGTCGTCGCGGTAGACCACGACGGCCAGCGGGAGACTGCCGCCGATGGCCTTGGACAGGATCATCACATCGGGGACGACGCCGCTGTGCTCGACCGCCCAGAAGCGGCCCGTGCGCCCCACACCTGTCTGGACCTCGTCGGCGATCAGCGGGATCGAGCGCGCGGCGGTGATCTCCCGCATACGGCGCAGCCAGCCGTCCGGAGCGGGGATGACACCGTCCTCTCCCTGGACGGGTTCGAGGATCATGCCGGCGGGCAGTGGTTCGCCGGACTTGGCGCCGTCGAGGACGGACTCGGTCCAGCGGGCGGCGATTTCGGCGCCGCGCTCGCCGCCGATGCCGAACGGGCAGCGGTAGTTCTGGGGAAAGGGCAGACGGGCCACCCGTACATCGCGGGCGCCCCCGGACGCTTGGAGTGTCTCGGTGGTCATGCTGTGACGGCCGCCGGCGAAGGCGAGCATTCCGGTGCGTCCCGTCGCCGCCCGCACCAGCTTGAAGGCGGCCTCGACCGCGTCCGTGTCGGCGGGTCCGCAGAACCGGACGCGCGCGCGTTCCGCGAGGCCGGGCGGAAGGGTGCGGAGGAGTTCGGCGGTGAAGGCGTCCTTGACGGGGGTGGCGAGGTCGAGGGCGTGCAGTGGGGCGCCCGAGTCGAGCACCTTGCGGATCGCTTCGAGGACGACCGGATGGTTGTGGCCGAGGGCCAGGGTGCCGGCGCCGGACAGACAGTCGAGGTAGCGGTGGCCGTCGGCGCCCTCGATGGTCAGCCCGCGTGCGCGTACGGGCACGATGGGCAGAGCACGCGCGTAGGTGCGTGCCGCCGACTCGCGCGCGGCCTGCCGCCGCGGGCTCCCCTCGGGCGCCGTGTGCGCTCCGCCCTGCTCCCTCTGTGTGCGCGCCCGTTCGTCCTCGTGTCCCGGACGAGGTGTCCGCTCGGGCTCGTACCCCGCCGGCGCCACCGCAGACTCGGTCACCGCCACGACTGCACTTCCTCCCGCTGCTCAGGGGCGAGTTGGCAGGGGGCACCGAGCACCGGCGGGTCCCCCGCAGGTACCAACGACGCGACCCGCACGGGGAAGCGGGTCAGGCGAAGATCTGTTCCGTGACGGAAGAATCCGCCCGCTCCCCCACCCAGGCGATGGCCCGCATCGTCGGCACCGAGACGCGGCGGGGACGTCAAATCGGTAGCTCTCCGGAGGTATTGGCAGATCAGAAAGCTCGTAGCGAAACCGTTGCCGTTCCCTCGGATGTCCCCCACAACGACCGCATAGTGTGTGGTGCCGTTCCGTAGTAGGGATGCGGCTCGGCGGATTCTCACCAAGCCGCGCGTACGACTGCTACGTACGAAGAAGCAGAGGTACAGGGCCGTGCGCGATCCGCTTCGGCAGCACGAGTTCTCTTACGCCCCAGGGGGAGTTCAGACCATGCGACCCATACGACCGCCCTTCGCCGCCCGTCGCGGGAGGAGCACGCGCCGCAGGACCTCCCCCGTTCTGGCCGCGGTCGGCCTCGCCACGGTTCTGTCGTTGACCGCCACCGCGTGCGGCTCGGGCGACACCACCGCGAACGCCGATGCGTCGGCGTCCGCGCAGAGCAGCGACAGCGCGGGCGACGGCAAGATCCAGATCCCGGACGACATCAAGGACAAGCTCAAGGAACACGGGATCGACCTCGACAAGTGGCGGGGCGGGGCCTGGAAGAACTGGGACAAGGACGACTGGCTGCGCGAGGCCGAGGACTACGTCAACCCGATCATCGAGGACCTGTGGGACCCGGACCGGATGCGGGACGCCGAGGAGCCGGAGAAGGAGGTCGACGAGAGCGACCTCGCCGGCGACCAGGGCGTGACCGACCCGACGCCGGAGTCCGTCGAGGCGGAGGCGGTGTCGACGAAGTACCACGAGAACGCACCCGAGGCGGGCAAGGTGTTCTTCGACGCGCCCGAGGGCACGATGGTCTGCTCGGCGACCGTGGTCCAGGACCCGGCCAACCCCGGCAAGTCCAACCTCGTGTGGACCGCCGGGCACTGTGTGCACGCGGGCAAGTCGGGCGGCTGGTACCGCAACATCGCCTTCGTGCCCTCGTACAACGACAGCGGGATGTCGGCGTCGGAGCTGCAGACGGCCACCAAGGAGCAGGTCGCCCCGTACGGCGTCTGGTGGGGTGACTGGGCGCAGACCTCGGACCAGTGGATCGAGCAGGGCGGCCAGACGGGCGGTGACGGAGCGCCGTACGACTTCGCGGTGATCCATGTGACGCCGGAGGAGGACAGCGGGGGCAAGTCGCTGGAGGAGATGGTCGGTTCGGCGCTGCCGGTGGACTTCGACGCGCCTGCCGTGACGCAGGTGCAGAGCATCACCGCGACCGGCTACCCGGCGGGGGCTCCGTACGACGGCGAGACGATGTACCAGTGCGCGGACAAGCCGGGGCGGTTCTCGCTCGTCGAGTCCGACCCGACGATGTACCGCATCGGCTGCACCATGACCGGTGGTTCGTCCGGCGGTGGCTGGGTGGCGACCGGTTCGAACGGCGAGCCCGCACTGGTGTCCAACACCTCCATCGGCCCGGTGAGCGCCGGCTGGCTGGCCGGTCCGCGCCTGGGTAAGGAGGCCGAGGGTGTGTACCAGGCGGTGAGCGACAAGTTCGCGCAGTGACGCCGCGCGTAGGCAGTGACGACCGGGGGTCGGTGGGCGTCGCACCGGCAGTGACGGCTGCGGATCGGTGACGCCGGACAGCCAGTGACCACCGCCGGACGACCGCCGTTCGATGGCGGCGCCTGGACGACTCGAGGGCGGGCGGCGCGTGCAAATTGTTTGCCGCGCGCCCTCCGTCCGTCCCCCAGCGCCCCCGCATAGTGGGCGGGACACACGGATAGTTCCGACGGGGGTCGAGAACCATGCGTTTCTCACAGCGGCGGCACCACCTTCTGGCCGCCACCGGACTCGTCGCGGCGCTCGCGCTGACCGCGACCTCCTGCGACTCGGGCGACGACAGCGCGAGCGACAAGCCCGGCTCCGCCGCGTCCCGGACCGCCGACAGGGACGGTGACGGCATTCCCGACGTCCTCGCCGACAAGCTCAAGGAGCACGGCATCGACGTCGACGGCTGGAAGGACGGCGGCTGGAAGGACTGGGACAAGGACAAGTGGCTGAGTGAGGCGAAGGACTTCGCCAATCCGGTGATCGAGGGCCTGTGGGACGCGGAGCGGATGCGCGGGGCCGGGGATCCGGCGAAGACCGTCTCGGCACAGGACGCCTCCGCCGACCAGGGCGTCAGCGACCCCGTTCCGGCGCCGGTCGAGGCCACGGCGGAGAAGACGCCGTACCACGAGAACGCCGGTACGGTCGGGAAGATCTTCTTCGACTCCCCCGAGGGCTCGATGGTCTGTTCGGGCACGGTCGTCTCGGACGTGAACCATCCGGGGAAGTCCAACCTCGTGTGGACCGCCGGCCACTGTGTGCACGCGGGCAGTGGGGGCGGCTGGTACCGCAACATCGTCTTCGTCCCGGCCTACAACGACCTGGGCAGGTCCGAGGAGGAGTTGGCCGCGGGCGCCGCCGCCGAGGAGATCGCCCCGTTCGGCCAGTGGTGGGCGGACTGGGCCGCGACCTCGGACGAGTGGATCGCGGGCGGCTCCGAGGAGGGCGGCGCCGGAGCCGCGTACGACTACGCGGTGCTGCATGTGAAGCCGGAGTCGGGCGACAAGTCCCTGGAGGAGACCGTCGGAGCGGCCCTGGACGTGGACTTCTCCGCGCCGTCCGTGTCGGAGGTCGACGCGATGGGTGCCTGGGGCTATCCGGCCGCACCCCCGTACAACGGTCTGACCATGTTCCGGTGCATCGACAAGCCCGGGCGGCTTTCCCTCGATCCGTCCCTGCCGACGATGTACCGCATCGGCTGCACCATGACCGGCGGTTCGTCCGGCGGCGGCTGGTTCCGCATGGCCGGCAGCGAGCCCCGGCTCGTGTCGAACACGTCGATCGGACCGGCCGACAACACCTGGCTCGCCGGACCTCGATTGGGCGACGGGGCCAAGGAGTTGTACGGCGAGATGAGTACCTCGTACGGCGGTCAGTGAGCGAGGGCCACGTACTGCGGTCAGTGAGCACTGGTGGGTTTCACGCGGCTGCCCTTCTCCGTCCGGCGGCCCAGTCGCGCAGGTGACCGGCGTTGCGGGCCAGTCGGTCGAGTGCGCGGGGCAGGTGTTCCTCGGCGCCGGGGCAGAGCATCGCGGTGTGCGGGAGGATCACGGAGGAGTCGTACAGGCGGGCGCAGTGCGGGAGTCGGGCCCGGCGGGGGTCGACGGCTTCCCAGTACTCCTGGTTCAGACGGTGCCGGGGCTTGCTGTGCGGCAGGTAGGAGGGCGAGTCGTCCAAGGGGCGGTAGCAGGCCTCGACGGGGACGCCGAGTTCGGCGGTGAGGGCGGCGCGGACGGTCGTCACGGGGATGTCCCGCAGGAGGGCCGCGTCGGGGACGTACGACAGGGCCAGGGCGTAGCCGGGTGGCCGCTCGACCTGGGGGAGCAGGAGGGCGGGGCGCAGGAAGCCGTGGGCGAGCGCCGCCTCGCGCCAGCGGCGGGTGACCGTCTCCCGGCGTTCGCGTTGTTCCGCGAACCGGTCGCACTGGGCGAGC
Encoded proteins:
- a CDS encoding IucA/IucC family protein; this translates as MPRQADESRATEPPPRRATDPLDHPDPHSAAQAAAVENLLRCWVREHNLTSPHDGILHIPLPTTGTTLLAPVHYWSPTGWHRFGPPYLAGTPETAPSVDAVTLAALLARESPARAPQETGPHEPRPGPGDPLGRLDRPAQLNQLDRPAQLDRPAQLDRPAQLDRPDQLDRPDQLDLLGRVADSARRVAVFIAERRAHPADTSDRFLAAEQALVLGHPLHPTPKSREGLSEAEVRLYSPELRGSFPLHWMAIAPSVLSTDSAWTERGRVIPAEQLTARLAGQALPLPDGYAALPLHPWQLREVRHRRTVAALLDAGLLRDLGPHGFPWHPTSSVRTVHRSGAPAMLKLSLGLRITNSRRENLRKELHRGVEVHRLLRTGLAKQWQTAHPGFDILRDPAWLAVTAPDGDPVPGLDVVIRHNPFGPADDVSCVAGLVSPRPYGHGEPQAGRSGEQQEPLDDPMSERLGDSLRQHGDFPSDDRLTMRSRLFDIVTRLAGRTGRPGGAVAAEWFLRYLERVVRPVLWLDSEAGIALEAHQQNTLVLLDPDGWPMGGRYRDNQGYYFRESRRADLDTRLPGIGERSDTFVSDEVTDERFAYYLGINNVLGLIGAFGSQRLADERLLLAAFRRFLTDVATGPARLNTTLPTRLLDSPVLRCKANLLTRLHGLDELVGPVDTQSVYVTIANPLHL
- a CDS encoding diaminobutyrate--2-oxoglutarate transaminase family protein, whose protein sequence is MAVTESAVAPAGYEPERTPRPGHEDERARTQREQGGAHTAPEGSPRRQAARESAARTYARALPIVPVRARGLTIEGADGHRYLDCLSGAGTLALGHNHPVVLEAIRKVLDSGAPLHALDLATPVKDAFTAELLRTLPPGLAERARVRFCGPADTDAVEAAFKLVRAATGRTGMLAFAGGRHSMTTETLQASGGARDVRVARLPFPQNYRCPFGIGGERGAEIAARWTESVLDGAKSGEPLPAGMILEPVQGEDGVIPAPDGWLRRMREITAARSIPLIADEVQTGVGRTGRFWAVEHSGVVPDVMILSKAIGGSLPLAVVVYRDDLDVWQPGAHAGPVRGNQLAMAAGTATLAHVRENGLAERAETLGARMLTQLRSFTEEFACVGDVRGRGLMIGIEMVTPETPPLSDGAGPRPPAPSLATAVQRESLRRGLIVELGGRHAGVVRLLPPLTITDEQTNAVLDRLTDAIASVAAATVSRGLGVAPERAKGPGRMPGG
- a CDS encoding trypsin-like serine peptidase, with the translated sequence MRPIRPPFAARRGRSTRRRTSPVLAAVGLATVLSLTATACGSGDTTANADASASAQSSDSAGDGKIQIPDDIKDKLKEHGIDLDKWRGGAWKNWDKDDWLREAEDYVNPIIEDLWDPDRMRDAEEPEKEVDESDLAGDQGVTDPTPESVEAEAVSTKYHENAPEAGKVFFDAPEGTMVCSATVVQDPANPGKSNLVWTAGHCVHAGKSGGWYRNIAFVPSYNDSGMSASELQTATKEQVAPYGVWWGDWAQTSDQWIEQGGQTGGDGAPYDFAVIHVTPEEDSGGKSLEEMVGSALPVDFDAPAVTQVQSITATGYPAGAPYDGETMYQCADKPGRFSLVESDPTMYRIGCTMTGGSSGGGWVATGSNGEPALVSNTSIGPVSAGWLAGPRLGKEAEGVYQAVSDKFAQ
- a CDS encoding trypsin-like serine peptidase, which produces MRFSQRRHHLLAATGLVAALALTATSCDSGDDSASDKPGSAASRTADRDGDGIPDVLADKLKEHGIDVDGWKDGGWKDWDKDKWLSEAKDFANPVIEGLWDAERMRGAGDPAKTVSAQDASADQGVSDPVPAPVEATAEKTPYHENAGTVGKIFFDSPEGSMVCSGTVVSDVNHPGKSNLVWTAGHCVHAGSGGGWYRNIVFVPAYNDLGRSEEELAAGAAAEEIAPFGQWWADWAATSDEWIAGGSEEGGAGAAYDYAVLHVKPESGDKSLEETVGAALDVDFSAPSVSEVDAMGAWGYPAAPPYNGLTMFRCIDKPGRLSLDPSLPTMYRIGCTMTGGSSGGGWFRMAGSEPRLVSNTSIGPADNTWLAGPRLGDGAKELYGEMSTSYGGQ